In Erigeron canadensis isolate Cc75 chromosome 6, C_canadensis_v1, whole genome shotgun sequence, the following are encoded in one genomic region:
- the LOC122604816 gene encoding uncharacterized protein LOC122604816, whose protein sequence is MPSKNTTAIQTACRRVECGRDKSQRRDGYFGTLGECVEWAELDDSFTGSTFQFINQVYVELEDTDTSSDTRRYIDRDREEAHAILMRDYFVEDSKSDEPFFRHRFRMSKRLFLKIVGDIEAKFSYFQEGYDARGKKSCTALQKCTSTIKQPSTGEPPDAYDEYLCMAARTGQESMEYFCDAVINLYQKEFLRRPTSHDVALIKQAHEERHHIPGMLGLDCTHIEWRMCPKHLKGQYTMGDHKSPLFQNERHGSALDSSFSVNGHDYKRGYYLTDGIYPVEQDEKKFKRLQKTARKDVERAFGVLKGK, encoded by the exons ATGCCGTCGAAGAACACCACCGCCATCCAAACGGCTTGTAGGCGGGTTGAATGTGGGCGGGATAAAAGCCAGCGGAGGGATGGGTATTTTGGAACGTTAGGGGAGTGTGTGGAGTGGG CAGAGTTAGACGATTCGTTTACGGGGAGTACTTTTCAGTTTATTAATCAAGTGTACGTTGAGCTTGAAGATACCGACACCTCTTCCGACACTCGTAGGTATATTGATCGAGACCGAGAAGAAGCTCACGCGATACTAATGCGTGACTACTTCGTTGAAGACTCAAAGTCTGATGAACCATTTTTTCGTCATCGTTTTCGCATGAGCAAAAGgttatttttgaagattgttggtgatattgaagCTAAATTTAGTTATTTTCAAGAGGGGTACGACGCACGGGGTAAAAAAAGTTGCACCGCTCTTCAAAAGTGCACATCGACGATCAAGCAACCGTCTACGGGTGAACCTCCAGACGCATATGACGAGTATTTATGTATGGCTGCAAGAACGGGACAGGAGAGCATGGAGTACTTTTGTGATGCGGTCATCAATTTATATCAAAAGGAGTTCTTACGTAGGCCGACATCTCATGACGTTGCTCTCATCAAAcaagctcatgaagaaagacacCACATTCCAGGAATGCTTggtcttgattgtacacacatCGAATGGAGGATGTGCCCTAAACACTTAAAAGGGCAATACACGATGGGTGATCACAAG TCGCCGTTGTTTCAAAACGAGCGTCATGGATCCGCGCTAGACAGTTCATTTAGTGTAAATGGACATGATTACAAGCGCGGTTACTACCTTACCGATGGAATCTATCCAGTGGAACAAgatgaaaagaaatttaaaagactaCAAAAGActgcaagaaaggatgttgaGCGGGCATTTGGTGTTCTCAAGggaaaatga